Proteins from one Epinephelus moara isolate mb chromosome 1, YSFRI_EMoa_1.0, whole genome shotgun sequence genomic window:
- the slc22a31 gene encoding putative solute carrier family 22 member 31, which yields MAPDSCTPTNTRLQMDYETKIFPHIGGYGRYNRLVVLFSWFPNLAVMLNLFSDVFYTLIPESYHCRTDPQLLPSAFLPSNFSRQGYLNLTIPWVNGSGLSHCELFKYPANSSEFSEKVPRERVSCTVGWEYSHVAGLHSNFVTEWNLVCSDYWKIPLQHICFMTGWILGYILLGTLCDWFGRRLCFLLSISLSSLLGVAVCLSNSAVVFLLLRLSQGAMLAGVFVSSYIARLELCDPPHRLMVAMVSGFFGVFAELLLPGIAVLCRDWPVLQAVATLPLLLLLSYWCCASVFPESPRWLLATVQIPQVKRSLQEFSTRNGVCLRDEIYPGENMLSEIDSAYGEDCQSRYFTVLELRRTRVIWKNCLILSFTLFIGTGIQYCFTRNLHSYSSNFYFSYFLRVITGALACIFICLSVNHFGRRGMLLLSAIITGLSSLLLLALTQYLRGGLVLVLSVVGLLFSQALAMLSVLFACEVMPTVVRGGCLGLVLAAGCVGMAASSLMELQNNGGYFLHHVIFASFAVLSVLCIMLLPESKRKPLPDSLKDGECQRRPPLFMSRPDRDNLPLLCTRQPLSEYNPDNYSRLVSATRRMLSKDNLPYRIAVPLLSDSETQEQDNEAQREVVS from the exons ATGGCCCCAGACTCATGCACTCCAACAAACACTCGTCTTCAAATGGATTATGAGACCAAGATTTTCCCTCACATCGGCGGCTATGGACGCTACAACCGACTCGTGGTTCTTTTCAGCTGGTTCCCAAACTTGGCGGTCATGCTGAATCTATTCAGCGACGTCTTCTACACCCTGATCCCGGAGTCGTATCACTGCAGGACGGACCCGCAGCTGCTGCCGTCCGCTTTCCTCCCCAGCAACTTCTCCAGACAGGGGTACCTGAACCTCACCATCCCCTGGGTGAACGGCTCCGGGCTCAGCCACTGCGAGTTGTTCAAGTATCCAGCGAACAGCTCGGAGTTTTCCGAGAAGGTGCCCAGGGAGAGGGTGTCCTGCACCGTGGGGTGGGAGTACTCCCATGTTGCGGGGCTGCACAGCAACTTTGTCACGGAG TGGAACCTGGTTTGCAGCGACTACTGGAAAATCCCTTTGCAGCATATCTGCTTCATGACAGGATGGATTCTGGGATACATCCTCCTTGGTACATTGTGTGACTG GTTTGGTCGTCGGCTCtgcttcctcctctccatcagTCTGTCCAGTCTGTTAGGGGTGGCCGTGTGTTTGTCCAACAGCGCCGTGGTGTTTCTGCTGCTGCGTCTCTCTCAGGGCGCCATGCTCGCCGGTGTGTTCGTATCCTCGTACATTGCCA GGTTGGAGCTGTGCGACCCTCCTCATCGTCTCATGGTTGCCATGGTCAGCGGCTTCTTCGGCGTGTTCGCAGAGCTGCTGTTGCCGGGCATCGCTGTCCTGTGCCGCGATTGGCCTGTTCTCCAGGCTGTGGCCACTTTGcctctgctcctgctgcttTCCTATTGGTG CTGTGCGTCAGTGTTTCCTGAGTCTCCTCGCTGGCTGCTGGCCACAGTTCAGATCCCCCAGGTGAAGAGGAGCCTCCAGGAATTCTCCACCAGGAACGGGGTTTGTCTGCGAGATGAAATCTACCCTGGTGAAAACATGCTGTCAG aaataGACTCAGCCTACGGAGAAGACTGTCAGTCGAGATACTTTACAGTTTTGGAACTGCGTCGGACTCGTGTTATCTGGAAGAACTGCCTCATCCTCAGCTTCACGCT CTTCATCGGGACAGGCATCCAGTACTGTTTCACCAGAAACCTGCACAGTTACTCCTCCAACTTCTACTTCAGCTACTTCCTCCGAGTGATAACCGGAGCTCTGGCCTGCATCTTCATCTGTTTGTCGGTCAATCACTTTGGTCGGCGTGGTATGCTCCTGCTCTCTGCCATCATCACCGGACTGTcatcgctgctgctgctggcgcTCACTCAGT ATCTGCGTGGAGGTCTGGTGTTGGTGCTCTCGGTTGTGGGTCTGCTGTTCTCTCAGGCTCTCGCCATGCTCAGTGTGCTGTTTGCCTGTGAGGTGATGCCGACTGTGGTTCG agGTGGTTGCCTCGGCCTGGTGCTGGCAGCAGGTTGTGTTGGCATGGCCGCCTCCTCCCTGATGGAGCTGCAGAACAATGGCGGCTACTTCCTCCACCATGTCATCTTCGCCTCCTTCGCCGTCCTCTCCGTCCTCTGCATAATGCTCCTACCTGAAAGCAAACGCAAGCCGCTCCCAGACTCCCTGAAGGACGGCGAGTGCCAGCGCCGGCCTCCTCTCTTCATGTCCCGGCCGGACAGGGACAACCTGCCGTTACTGTGCACCCGGCAGCCTTTATCGGAGTATAACCCTGATAACTACTCCCGCTTGGTCTCTGCCACCAGGAGGATGTTGAGTAAAGATAACTTGCCTTACAGGATCGCTGTGCCTCTGCTGTCGGACAGTGAAACACAGGAACAAGACAACGAGGCGCAGAGAGAGGTTGTATCTTAA